Proteins from a single region of Pseudodesulfovibrio portus:
- a CDS encoding sensor domain-containing diguanylate cyclase, which translates to MAKMIKRSRRPELMWGLGLDKTLAQQIEKGVGPGFHLRNYPADSLPNDRDLTHDEKPSAAWIPWSVWTSFPEFRREAYRNQDSTQRILIQDHGDTDLEMEQVLAEGFLTVVRTPLTRPKIQDVMFRAKEVTSMYSDIYRMTEEIMLERELLSRKTDQLLFLNRILASATESLEATTILANAKETLSLVLPVKVLNAAFWNRQQASEVADVEIFLNGKMPPATESAWVEHLMASASTMGSGPVNGFQVVHTDPARRPEYAHKPDDGRLVTMPLTAGNETFGCLALLCEPGHRLGKDQVETFRSAINHIGLALRNALTFKEVKLRADRDGLTRIYNRHSFEERLVYEIKRRRRYNHDLSLLMVDLDHFKSVNDTYGHKAGDMVLQKVGEILTKTFRTTDLAARYGGEEFVVLLPHTSEEAAWKLAERVRENVESCKFSFEDNVFTVTASIGVASVEGGALTSDDDLIIKADKALYQAKNNGRNMVVVSGQPSSSQPAVQ; encoded by the coding sequence TATCCGGCGGATTCGCTGCCCAACGATCGCGACCTGACGCACGACGAAAAACCGTCTGCGGCCTGGATACCCTGGTCCGTGTGGACCTCATTCCCCGAATTCCGCAGGGAGGCATACCGCAACCAGGATTCCACCCAGCGCATCCTGATCCAGGACCACGGCGACACGGACCTGGAAATGGAACAGGTGCTGGCCGAAGGATTCCTGACCGTTGTCCGCACCCCCCTGACCCGCCCGAAGATTCAGGATGTCATGTTCCGGGCCAAGGAAGTGACCTCCATGTATTCCGATATTTACCGCATGACCGAAGAGATCATGCTGGAACGCGAGCTGCTCTCCCGCAAGACCGACCAGCTCCTGTTCCTGAACAGAATCCTCGCCTCGGCCACCGAGTCGCTGGAGGCCACCACCATCCTGGCCAACGCCAAGGAAACCCTGTCCCTGGTGCTGCCCGTCAAGGTGCTCAACGCCGCCTTCTGGAACCGCCAACAGGCATCCGAGGTGGCGGACGTGGAAATCTTCCTCAACGGGAAGATGCCCCCGGCCACCGAGTCCGCATGGGTGGAGCACCTCATGGCCTCGGCGTCCACCATGGGGTCCGGACCCGTCAACGGGTTCCAGGTCGTGCACACCGATCCGGCGCGGCGGCCCGAGTACGCGCACAAGCCCGATGACGGCAGGCTGGTGACCATGCCCCTGACCGCAGGCAACGAGACATTCGGCTGCCTGGCCCTGCTCTGCGAGCCCGGGCACCGGCTGGGCAAGGACCAGGTGGAGACATTCCGCTCGGCCATCAACCACATCGGCCTGGCCCTGCGCAACGCCTTGACCTTCAAGGAAGTCAAGCTGCGCGCCGACCGCGACGGGTTGACCCGCATCTACAACCGCCACTCCTTCGAGGAGCGGCTGGTCTACGAGATCAAGCGCAGACGCCGCTACAACCACGACCTCTCCCTGCTCATGGTGGACCTCGACCACTTCAAGTCCGTGAACGACACCTACGGACACAAGGCGGGCGACATGGTGCTGCAGAAGGTGGGCGAAATCCTGACCAAGACATTCCGCACCACCGACCTGGCCGCCCGTTACGGCGGCGAGGAGTTCGTGGTCCTGCTCCCGCACACCTCGGAAGAGGCCGCCTGGAAGCTGGCCGAGCGCGTGCGCGAAAACGTCGAGTCCTGCAAGTTCTCGTTCGAGGACAACGTGTTCACCGTCACCGCCTCCATAGGCGTTGCCTCGGTGGAAGGCGGCGCGCTGACTTCCGACGACGACCTGATCATCAAGGCGGACAAGGCGCTCTATCAGGCCAAGAACAACGGCCGCAACATGGTCGTGGTGTCCGGGCAGCCTTCTTCTTCCCAGCCTGCTGTGCAGTGA